Within Neoarius graeffei isolate fNeoGra1 chromosome 21, fNeoGra1.pri, whole genome shotgun sequence, the genomic segment AGTAAGCTCGAGCTGGGTGATAAATATTTGATCAGAATAAAAAAATACGGGTCTAAAAacgttttttccccccaaacattTGTCCTttaacgagactgagtggaataactattttattctatccacattcactggattttgagagacagggcattttttatttttatttttttcaaatttgataaataaagacttttatacaaaatgtccgacaaaatcatttccgtttagaatgtaaaaaaatgacaggagcaatttgtgaaaaatgcgataataataatacttaaaaaaaatctgcccatcaaatactttcattccatatgttgttgcttttttttgtatttttgttttcaagtagagtttttttttttaacattcagcaacacgtgctgccattttgtttttctctactcacggtatatgagctgatagcctagtagtagagtagccaatcagagcgcgtgattgctcatatcgggtgaatgtgcatagaataataAATAATATGCAGATGATTCAGTCCACAAGCGCTGTCTCTTTTCTATTTCCAGTGGTTTCTGCCCACTTTCTGACTGGCTGCCACACAAAGAGTCGGAAAACAACAGACACACATTGTGCTTAAAAGGTGAAAGTTAGTTTCATGGCGACTGCACTGCGACAAATTTTCAATTATTGCCCAGCTCTGTTTACTAATGCACATAACAGACAAGTGATAACTCAAAAGATCcagcagacacacacatacatacattaagCATAACCCCGGTAATGTTTGTGTTTGCTGATATGAATGTAGAGTAAGAAGGTGGTCAGAGCAGGAAGCAAGAAATAAGAACTATGATCACATTTcctctgtttaaaaaaacaaaaacaaaacaaaaccctgaaACCTTTAcagctacggaagccgagagaggcccttcatataatcctttttttttattcaccttgttatcccgagataacgacataattaattcgggatctcgagaaaacaacacaactaattcgagatcttgagaaaacaaaaccgttatttcgagatctcgagaaaacaaaacaattatttcatgatctcgagtaaacagctgagaaatggttcattcaggtgcgccaagagacttgtgatatgctgactttggggctatttctcattctgtatagacgcaactttggtcattagaatgtctggaataatcgatcacctaataaggcaatattttgatcaggtgttgacacagggagagattgcattaagtcttttaataagggatcatttcaaaattagtccgcggcacctccgcagaagactgccccccccaaggcatcgtaaaaagccatttctgctctgttacatgtccgccaatttctcagtctccgttgtctgacccacaagggggcgcagctctgctctcgagatcacgaaataattgtcttgttttttcgagatcacggaataattgttttgttttctcgagatctcgaattagttgtgttgttttctcgacatcctgaattaattatgtcgttatctcgggataacggtgttgttttctcgagatcctgaattaattatgtcgttatctcgggattacaaggtgaataaaaaaagattatatgaagggcctctcgcggcttccgtatacAGCAGTCCCATGTCACCACATGAATCTCTGCACTGCAGGACTATCAGGCCACTGGAATGTCTTCTGGATGAAGATGTAGATCGTCACCGCATTAACCGCAGTATACAGAGCAAATTCGAGTAGCAGTCTGGGGAGGGATGGAAGAGGGACGTGGATGCGGTACAGCAGATACGGCAGAATAAAATACCGGAACTCGAGAAGTTTCTGAGGAACCGTAGCTGCCACCAGACAGACGCAAAACGCCAAGAGCCAAAACAGCGACTTGGAATTCAGAGTGTCAATAAAGCTCCATGCTGCAAACAAATATGCAGGAACGAGGACGAAGCGAACCAGCTCGTGCTTCTGGAAAATTCTTTTCCACACGTAGAAGGGAAAATGCCTGTTATCCGCTAATAGGTACTTGTGGACAAAAGTGAACTTCCAGACCAGGAGGAGAGACAGAGCTGTGATCAGGAGGAAGAAGAAAGGATGCCTCCGGAGAGACTGCATAAATCTGACAAGCCTCTGGTAACAAAGAGACAAAGGAAGGGACAAGATCAACGTGAAGGAGAAGAAATAAAACAGCTGAGGGGCGTTCAGGCAGGCTTCATGACTGGTCCTGTCCCCAACCACAATCCCATCATTCAACACCACAAACACAACAAAGCCCAAAGCGACTACCCCATAAGGCCAGGTTGATAAAATCACACTCTTTACGTTGACTGGCAATGTGAGGTATTTCAGTAAAAAGTGCGCTAGTCTCATCACGCCGCTAAGCTGCAATAAGCTCAGCGATGCCGATTTCTCATCCCTCTTTTTCGACTGTTCCACCCTCCAGGCCTCATCCATTTTCTGAGCCACGACCGTCCCGGCACAGAAAGCCACCCAGATGATGTTGGTCTGGCGGAACAGGATCGCGCAGATCCCCAGGAGAGCTGAAGCTTTGTAGCACCTGTACAGACACATGAGGTAGGCGAAGAGAGTGAAGAAGGTGGAGCCGGCGTCTGTGTAGTAGAGGAATGTGAAGAAGTAGAGTACAGGGAAGGAGGACAGAGTCAGGGCAGAGAGTACACGCCGTCCAGCTGCACGGgactacaagaaaaaaaaaagggagggtgACACTGTAGTGAGAACAAGGACACTTAATATATTACAGTCCAAAAGAGTCTATGAATCTAAtcctgctttcatgtgactgcatAAGAAACGTGAATACGGATTTATACCAATTCGGAAATCTGATTGGtcggaaagtgttgattaattttctccaacggcagctctgacagtagaacCGACCGTCACTCAataaaatcacaggtttatgggtctgtctcagaaactgggtactgtgggggtactccactaaatatactcacagtcaataaactatacggttttgaatggtgatgttggttttaatttgaaataaaatgatgaaagaaatgacacagataaaactaaatctttgatgtgaatactcttcagaatttggcaaaaattctacaaatttgtggaaaaatggcggcttgatctgggacatgataaacggttgactacatcgcattcccttaaaaaggttgcagttcactgaaaagtctacagttatcactaattgtattttaagttgtaactttatccacctaaggattggtgcgctcacagaataatcataaccgtaataaaacatcatgcaaaatatttcatcaccgttgtaactccgttttccgcaaacccaaaaccgatacgatcgtgtgttttgatctaaacggaaagcctcagggtcgaggtcactacctcaccaaaagtagtaacttaaaatcactacgccatataaacatttagttataaatctgcggttttgttttttaaaacgaaagctgaaagttaggtatagaatatgtttcttacagaatatgttacgatggtagctggtcttgtatgaatttctgagctataaaatgagttgtggtctattttttaccgtagcgtgttatttgtgtgcggggaaggacacgcattaacaatttgcatgtgtagaatggaattttccactccaacagttagaagttgatcgtgcttccatttacggtctttctgttacgtgggtgatctgttcggacgttatcgctgaaaaggtgagttttgacagttttattttgttttagtcttgcagtataaggcgatagaatgtttctttttcatcttactttcatatttcgtagtgtttgcgtatttttggccaatattttgcaaccacggtcaatttagatcgaacttttgatagaatccacggccagtcattttgccccgcccccgcctcgcgctccgtctggtgcagtagtgatgtcccgttgctcgcgcgccgcagcagagacccgcacgaccttcagctggtacagtcgctgttcttttaccaccgccgttattctcatctttccggtgtggtcTTGATTTtttcattgtgtcctatttcaccatatcaaatacccaaaacggatcatattattcatatttaagtgaagaaTCAATTCAGtcgtcataacttggcatttttaacccaagcaatcaaaaagaggaaatttattcaatattttcactcctctgtgaaggagcggctttaattcttcatgatggagttattttatatggaaatcaattttacaaaagcatttgaattgtaatcaaaaaaatgttccacagtggaggccagataaagcaagatactatctttattcttattaaacacgacaaaagaaacattgggtgttcggtaaatgcaaaaaaaaaaaaagtaaaattagaaaatgtattttttgaccataatgtcccaaatgagagagcagtttctgagacggacccatatacgaATAGGCTGGTTCTAATATCTTATTGTTACGATAGCAACGACTCATTCACACAGACTTATAGCAGACCAGCACATTCTGAAAGGCTAATCATAAATATATGATTAGACATATTACATAGATATGATAATTCCTCATAAAGCTCTTTTTTCCCCCAACTTAAAAATTAGAGGGTGCTGAGCAGATATGATATAcaataagtgagaacaggaattattctatccacattcactggatatgagcaatcgcgcactctgattggctactctactactaggttatcagctcatatactgtgagtagagaaaaacaatatggcggagcgtgttgctgaaccaaccgaagacgaaataaaaactcgactcgaaaacaaaacaccaaaaaaaaaaaaagcaacaaaatatggaatgaaagtatgtgatggtaagaacatatctttttaatttttcaagaattatcgcatttttcacaaattgctactttcatttcgccggtttgtttacattctaagcggaaatgattttgtcggacgttttgtataaagtttttatttatcgaatttgcaacaaataaaaatactctgtttctcaaaatccagtgaatgtggatagaataaaacagttattgcactcaatctagtcgtacatggcttatagccaacttggtgcaacgtgcctcgtcggctatcagctcatgcacgactcaatttcgtgaaataactgttaattaactTCAGACAACATCAAATGTAATTACAAACAGTTACATACATAAAAGTCCAATGGGTTATTAAGGAGTGAATTAAAAAATTGTTATCCCTGGCAAACTGCTATAGTATAAGAGAAATCAAGCACTTTGGGAcctgctgttatcggaaaataatcaactttgggggtGCAACAGCTCCACACCACACTACTGCTGATTATTTTCATACATATTTGAAactgtcacctctggcttgctcatgagGGATCTAAATctgtatttctgtaaagctgctttgagacaatatCTGTTggaaaaagtgctatacaaataaaaatgagctgaatttctggaaaataaagtgtgtcaggtcaaaacttaaaggaacagtccaccgtacttccataatgaaatatgctcttatctgaattgagacgagctgctccgtacctctccgagctttgcgcgacctcccagtcagtcagacgcagtcagacgcgctgtcactcctgttagcaatgtagctaggctcagcatggccaatggtattttttggggctgtagttagatgcgaccaaactcttctgcgtttttcctgtttacataggtttatatgaccagtgacatgaaacaaagttcagttacacaaattgaaacgtagcgattttctatgctatggaaagtccgcactataatgacaggcgtactaacaccttctgcgcgcttcggcagcgcattgatatctgagctccgtatcaatgcgctgccgaagcgcgcagaaggtgttagtacgcctgtcattatagtgcggactttccatagcatagaaaatcgctacgtttcaatttgtgtaactgaactttgtttcatgtcactggtcatataaacctatgtaaacaggaaaaacgcagaagagtttggtcgcatctaactacagccccaaaaaataccattggccatactgagcctagctacattgctaacaggagtgacagcgcgtctgactgcgtctgactgactgggaggtcgcgcaaagctcggacaggtacggagcagctcgtctcaattcagataagcgcatatttcattatggaagtacggtggactgttcctttaacccttatacagtggtgcttgaaagtttgtgaaccctttagaattttcaacaaccccgattccaaaaaagttgggacaaagtacaaattgtaaataaaaacggaatgcaataatttacaaatctcaaaaactgatattgtattcacaatagaacatagacaacatatcaaatgtcgaaagtgagacattttgaaatttcatgccaaatattggctcatttgaaatttcatgacagcaacacatctcaaaaaagttgggacaggggcaataagaggctggaaaagctaaaggtacaaaaaaggaacagctggaggaccaagttgcaactcattaggtcaattggcaataggtcattaacatgactgggtataaaaagagcatcttggagtggcagcggctctcagaagtaaagatgggaagaggatcaccaatccccctaattctgcgccgacaaatagtggagcaatatcagaaaggagttcgacagtgtaaaattgcagagtttgaacatatcatcatctacagtgcataatatcatcaaaagattcagagaatctggaagaatctctgtgcataagggtcaaggctggaaaaccatactgggtgcccgtgatcttcgggcccttagacggcactgcatcacatacaggcatgcttctgtattggaaatcacaaaatgggctcaggaatatttccagagaacattatctgtgaacacaattcaccgtgccatccgccgttgccagctaaaactctgtagttcaaagaagaagccgtatctaaacgtgatccagaagcgcagacgtcttctctgggccaaggctcatttaaaatggactgtggcaaagtggaaaactgttctgtggtcagacgaatcaaaatttgaagttcattatggaaatcagggacaccgtcattcggactaaagaggagaaggacgacccaagttgttatcagcgctcagttcagaagcctgcatctctgatggtatggggttgcatta encodes:
- the alg10 gene encoding dol-P-Glc:Glc(2)Man(9)GlcNAc(2)-PP-Dol alpha-1,2-glucosyltransferase codes for the protein MERFEGYTFPVVCSTNFLISCLLFSKITREQRESYMDEIFHVPQAQKYCEGKFNEWDSMITTLPGLYLLSVGVIKPVMWLLGWTGTAVCSTAMLRFINVLFNCGNLYVLYLLICKIHPKDKSRAAGRRVLSALTLSSFPVLYFFTFLYYTDAGSTFFTLFAYLMCLYRCYKASALLGICAILFRQTNIIWVAFCAGTVVAQKMDEAWRVEQSKKRDEKSASLSLLQLSGVMRLAHFLLKYLTLPVNVKSVILSTWPYGVVALGFVVFVVLNDGIVVGDRTSHEACLNAPQLFYFFSFTLILSLPLSLCYQRLVRFMQSLRRHPFFFLLITALSLLLVWKFTFVHKYLLADNRHFPFYVWKRIFQKHELVRFVLVPAYLFAAWSFIDTLNSKSLFWLLAFCVCLVAATVPQKLLEFRYFILPYLLYRIHVPLPSLPRLLLEFALYTAVNAVTIYIFIQKTFQWPDSPAVQRFMW